In a single window of the Gammaproteobacteria bacterium genome:
- the rnhB gene encoding ribonuclease HII, whose amino-acid sequence MSQQVDIAFFDTARRIAGVDEVGRGPLAGPVVAAAVILDPCHCIEGLRDSKDLSEKRRNELNAEIREHAQAWAIARCSPAEIDELNILQASMLAMRRAVESLGSTPDHVQVDGNRCPELLVSVEAIVGGDATVPAISAASILAKVDRDAEMLRWHEQHPEYGFDRHKGYPTRQHLDALDTHGVLDIHRRSFAPVRKVLERAGVSA is encoded by the coding sequence TTGAGCCAGCAGGTGGACATCGCATTTTTCGACACGGCACGACGGATTGCCGGGGTCGACGAGGTGGGTCGGGGGCCTCTGGCCGGGCCGGTTGTTGCGGCCGCGGTCATTCTTGATCCCTGCCATTGCATCGAGGGCCTGCGCGATTCCAAGGATCTCTCCGAGAAACGCCGCAATGAACTGAATGCCGAAATTCGCGAGCATGCGCAAGCCTGGGCCATTGCGCGTTGCTCGCCGGCAGAGATTGACGAGCTCAACATCCTGCAGGCTTCCATGCTGGCCATGCGCCGGGCGGTCGAGTCGCTGGGCAGCACGCCGGATCATGTGCAGGTCGACGGCAACCGCTGTCCCGAGCTGCTTGTATCGGTGGAGGCGATTGTCGGTGGGGACGCAACTGTGCCGGCGATCAGCGCGGCGTCTATTCTCGCCAAGGTGGACCGCGATGCCGAAATGTTGCGCTGGCACGAACAGCATCCCGAGTACGGTTTCGATCGCCACAAGGGCTACCCGACGCGCCAGCATCTCGATGCCCTGGATACGCATGGCGTGCTCGACATCCACCGTCGCAGCTTTGCTCCCGTCAGGAAGGTTCTCGAGCGGGCAGGGGTGAGTGCATGA
- the dnaE gene encoding DNA polymerase III subunit alpha, producing the protein MSLPFVHLRVHTEFSLSDSVVRVKELMSEVATAEMPAVALTDQGNLFAMVKFYRAALAAGVQPLLGADLRISALDDAEPATGLTLICQDRQGYLNLSELITRSFREGQERGVPIVQRDWLHGHTDGLIAISHCRDGEIARLALGNRVDEAEVQLGQWLHWFGDRFYFELQRTGRDGEAESNEACIQLAAKRGVPVVATNDVRFLRKEEFEAHETRVSIHDGRVLADPRRPKRYSEEQYLKTDEEMRELFADLPEAIDNSARIARRCGFGLHLGEYFLPEFPIPEGFDTNSWLRKVSEEGLEKRLASLFDTSAAEFSEQRRPYDERLNLELDVIIQMGFPGYFLIVADFIEWARNNDVPVGPGRGSGAGSLVAYSLGITDLDPLEYDLLFERFLNPERVSMPDFDVDFCMEGRDRVIDYVAQKYGRDQVSQIITYGTMAARAVVRDVGRVLGHPYGFTDRVAKLIPFEVGMTLEKALEDENGELVEVYRNEEEVRELIDRARELEGLSRNAGKHAGGVVIAPTALTDFTPLYCEQGSESTVTQLDKDDVESVGLVKFDFLGLRTLTIIDWALDNINELRRAAGEPPLDIGTIPMDDQKAFALLKRYETTAVFQLESRGMKDLIRRLLPDSFEDIIALVALFRPGPLQSGMVDDFINRKHGRQRVEYPHPALEPILKPTYGVILYQEQVMQIAQELAGYSLGAADLLRRAMGKKKPEEMAKQREIFMKGAGEKGVEEETATYIFDLMEKFAGYGFNKSHSAAYALLSYQTAWLKAHYPAAFMAAVLSSDMDHTDKVVGFIDECENIEVEILPPDVNESHYAFTVHDENSIRYGLGAIKGVGRGVIETIVAEREASGPFDDLDDFCRRVDLQKINRRTMEALIRAGATDALGPNRASLMAHLPTALQSADQRAKAEQAGQDDMFGLAPAVDDAAGHAPMAEMEEWSEEELLAGERETLGLFLSGHPIDRYEEDLKHLVSSRIGELVDQDPPASDGDRPRYGRAKPVKVAGLVIEIRKRGGRVSLTLDDRSGRIEATLFEDAWNRFRHFVTRDAVVILEGKLQFDDFINAWRITAKEMRPIEEARQASVSRIDIRWTSSEEDIERIARLREILEPHRGGPCRVSVAFSNASARGRLLFAEDWQVEPDDGMVRALEALFGREHVRLVHGRERQQVLAGERAAGVA; encoded by the coding sequence ATGAGCCTGCCCTTCGTTCACCTGCGAGTGCATACCGAGTTCTCGCTGTCCGACAGCGTCGTCCGTGTCAAGGAACTGATGTCCGAGGTTGCCACAGCCGAGATGCCGGCCGTTGCCTTGACCGACCAGGGCAACCTGTTTGCCATGGTCAAGTTCTACCGGGCCGCCCTGGCAGCCGGCGTGCAGCCCCTGCTTGGCGCCGACCTGCGCATTTCAGCCCTGGATGACGCCGAGCCGGCAACCGGGCTCACGCTGATCTGCCAGGATCGCCAGGGTTACCTGAACCTGTCGGAACTCATCACGCGCAGTTTCCGCGAGGGCCAGGAACGCGGTGTACCCATCGTGCAGCGCGACTGGCTGCACGGCCATACCGACGGACTGATCGCCATCAGTCATTGTCGCGACGGCGAAATCGCGAGGCTCGCACTCGGCAATCGCGTGGACGAGGCAGAGGTGCAGCTCGGGCAATGGCTGCACTGGTTCGGTGACCGCTTCTATTTCGAATTGCAGCGCACCGGGCGAGACGGCGAAGCCGAGTCCAACGAGGCATGCATCCAGCTGGCCGCAAAACGGGGCGTGCCGGTGGTGGCCACGAATGACGTGCGCTTCCTGCGCAAGGAAGAATTCGAGGCGCACGAAACGCGAGTGTCCATCCATGATGGCAGGGTGCTTGCTGATCCGCGGCGTCCCAAGCGCTACAGCGAAGAGCAATATCTCAAGACCGATGAGGAGATGCGCGAGCTCTTTGCCGACCTGCCGGAAGCCATCGACAACAGTGCCAGGATTGCTCGCCGCTGCGGCTTCGGCCTGCACCTGGGCGAATACTTCCTGCCGGAGTTTCCGATTCCCGAGGGATTCGACACCAACAGCTGGTTGCGAAAGGTTTCCGAGGAAGGCCTCGAAAAGCGACTGGCCAGCCTCTTCGACACGTCGGCAGCGGAGTTTTCCGAACAGCGACGGCCATACGACGAGCGCCTGAACCTTGAGCTGGATGTCATCATCCAGATGGGCTTCCCGGGGTACTTTCTCATCGTTGCCGACTTCATCGAGTGGGCACGCAACAATGACGTGCCGGTCGGGCCGGGCCGCGGCTCGGGCGCCGGCTCGCTGGTCGCCTATTCGCTGGGCATCACCGATCTGGATCCGCTGGAATACGACCTGCTGTTCGAGCGCTTCCTGAATCCGGAACGCGTCTCCATGCCCGACTTCGATGTCGACTTCTGCATGGAAGGTCGCGACCGGGTCATCGACTACGTCGCGCAGAAGTACGGTCGCGACCAGGTTTCCCAGATCATCACCTACGGCACCATGGCGGCACGTGCGGTGGTGCGCGATGTGGGCCGCGTGCTCGGGCATCCCTATGGCTTTACCGATCGTGTTGCCAAGCTGATTCCCTTCGAAGTCGGGATGACGCTGGAGAAGGCGCTGGAAGACGAAAACGGCGAACTGGTCGAGGTCTATCGCAACGAGGAAGAGGTCAGGGAACTGATCGACCGCGCGCGTGAACTGGAAGGGCTGTCACGCAACGCCGGCAAGCACGCCGGTGGCGTTGTGATTGCGCCGACCGCGCTGACCGATTTCACGCCGCTGTATTGCGAGCAGGGATCCGAGAGCACGGTGACCCAGCTCGACAAGGATGATGTCGAGTCCGTGGGCCTGGTCAAGTTCGACTTCCTTGGCCTGCGCACGCTGACCATCATCGACTGGGCACTCGACAACATCAATGAATTGCGCCGCGCCGCCGGCGAACCGCCGCTCGACATCGGCACCATCCCGATGGATGACCAGAAGGCCTTTGCCTTGCTCAAGCGCTACGAGACGACGGCTGTGTTCCAGCTGGAGTCGCGTGGCATGAAAGACCTGATCCGGCGCCTGTTGCCGGACAGCTTCGAGGACATCATCGCACTGGTTGCGCTGTTCCGGCCGGGTCCGTTGCAGTCCGGCATGGTGGATGACTTCATCAACCGCAAGCACGGCCGTCAGCGCGTCGAGTATCCGCATCCGGCGTTGGAGCCCATCCTCAAACCTACCTATGGCGTGATCCTGTACCAGGAGCAGGTCATGCAGATCGCGCAGGAGCTGGCAGGCTATTCGCTCGGCGCGGCCGACCTGTTGCGTCGTGCCATGGGCAAGAAGAAGCCCGAGGAGATGGCCAAGCAGCGCGAGATCTTCATGAAAGGTGCGGGCGAGAAGGGCGTCGAGGAAGAAACCGCCACGTACATCTTCGACCTGATGGAGAAGTTCGCCGGTTACGGCTTCAACAAGTCGCACTCGGCGGCCTATGCCTTGCTGTCCTACCAGACGGCCTGGCTGAAAGCACATTACCCGGCTGCGTTCATGGCGGCCGTACTGTCTTCCGACATGGATCACACCGACAAGGTGGTGGGTTTCATCGACGAATGCGAGAACATCGAGGTGGAAATACTGCCGCCCGATGTGAACGAATCCCATTACGCCTTTACCGTGCACGACGAGAATTCGATCCGCTACGGTCTCGGTGCCATCAAGGGTGTTGGTCGCGGTGTGATCGAAACCATTGTTGCCGAGCGTGAAGCCAGCGGTCCGTTCGACGACCTGGATGATTTCTGCCGCCGTGTCGACTTGCAGAAAATCAATCGCCGCACCATGGAGGCATTGATCCGCGCCGGTGCCACCGACGCGCTGGGGCCCAATCGCGCCAGCCTGATGGCGCACCTTCCGACTGCCTTGCAGAGTGCCGACCAGCGAGCCAAGGCCGAGCAGGCAGGGCAGGACGACATGTTCGGTCTTGCGCCGGCAGTCGACGACGCAGCGGGCCATGCACCGATGGCCGAGATGGAGGAGTGGAGCGAAGAGGAGCTGCTGGCTGGCGAGCGCGAAACCCTCGGCCTGTTCCTGTCAGGGCATCCGATCGATCGCTACGAAGAAGATCTCAAGCATCTCGTATCCTCACGCATCGGTGAACTGGTGGACCAGGATCCGCCCGCCAGCGACGGCGATCGGCCACGCTACGGACGTGCCAAGCCCGTGAAGGTGGCTGGCCTGGTCATAGAAATCCGCAAACGTGGTGGCCGTGTATCACTGACACTGGATGACCGCAGCGGGCGCATCGAGGCGACCCTGTTCGAGGATGCCTGGAACCGTTTCCGGCACTTCGTCACTCGGGATGCCGTGGTGATTCTCGAGGGCAAGCTGCAATTCGACGATTTCATCAATGCCTGGCGCATCACGGCAAAGGAAATGCGGCCGATCGAGGAGGCCAGGCAGGCCTCGGTCAGCCGTATCGATATCCGCTGGACCTCGAGTGAAGAGGATATCGAGCGGATCGCACGACTGCGGGAGATACTCGAACCCCATCGCGGCGGTCCCTGCCGGGTCAGCGTCGCCTTCAGCAATGCCTCGGCCAGAGGCAGGTTGTTGTTTGCCGAGGACTGGCAAGTCGAGCCGGATGATGGCATGGTTCGCGCGCTGGAAGCGCTGTTCGGACGGGAGCATGTCCGCCTGGTACACGGCCGGGAGCGCCAGCAGGTGCTGGCAGGGGAACGGGCCGCCGGAGTGGCCTGA